The following coding sequences are from one Treponema bryantii window:
- a CDS encoding ABC transporter permease — protein sequence MWKYILKRILLALFTVLFICVITFALMNAIPGGPFNKEKALSEATIASLNARYNLDKPLYVQFILYMKNLLHGDFGVSLKNGREIKEIISESFPVSCRLGLSAVIVALILGTIFGSLAALMRNKWPDRLIIFFSTLFTAVPSFVLATLLLLVFSIKLGWIPVWSAEHTNYLLPVIALAAYPMAYTTRLAKTSMLDALSQDYIRTAKAKGVSKYKVIFKHALRNSLLPIITYAGPEIAYIITGSMVVETVFTVGGIGSKFVSAITNRDYTMIMATTIFLATLMVVANVICDLLYKVVDPRIKYE from the coding sequence ATACTCCTCGCTTTATTTACCGTTCTCTTTATCTGTGTTATTACTTTTGCTTTGATGAATGCCATTCCTGGCGGACCTTTCAACAAAGAGAAGGCCTTAAGCGAGGCTACAATTGCATCTTTGAATGCACGCTACAATCTTGATAAACCACTTTATGTTCAGTTTATTTTGTACATGAAAAATCTTCTTCACGGAGATTTTGGTGTAAGTCTTAAAAATGGAAGGGAAATTAAAGAAATCATCAGTGAATCTTTCCCTGTATCATGCAGACTTGGTCTTTCTGCTGTAATAGTTGCCCTTATTCTTGGAACTATTTTTGGAAGTCTTGCTGCCCTTATGCGCAATAAGTGGCCTGACCGTTTAATCATCTTTTTTTCAACTCTGTTTACAGCCGTTCCAAGCTTCGTTCTTGCAACCTTACTTCTTTTAGTTTTCAGTATTAAACTCGGCTGGATTCCAGTATGGTCAGCAGAACATACAAACTATTTACTGCCTGTAATTGCTCTTGCAGCATATCCAATGGCCTATACAACGCGACTTGCTAAAACAAGTATGCTCGATGCACTCAGTCAGGATTATATCCGAACTGCAAAGGCAAAGGGCGTTTCTAAGTATAAGGTGATTTTTAAGCATGCCCTCAGAAACTCGCTACTTCCAATCATCACTTATGCAGGACCGGAAATTGCATACATCATTACCGGCTCTATGGTTGTTGAAACTGTATTTACAGTTGGTGGAATCGGTTCAAAGTTTGTTAGTGCAATCACTAACCGTGACTATACAATGATTATGGCTACAACTATCTTCCTTGCCACTCTCATGGTTGTCGCAAATGTTATTTGTGATCTGCTGTACAAGGTAGTAGATCCTAGAATTAAATACGAATAA